In Chaetodon trifascialis isolate fChaTrf1 chromosome 2, fChaTrf1.hap1, whole genome shotgun sequence, one DNA window encodes the following:
- the tnpo2b gene encoding transportin-2 isoform X1 → MEWQPDEQGLQQVLQLLKDSQSPDTATQRAVQEKLEQLNQFPDFNNYLIFVLTSLKSEDEPTRSLSGLILKNNVKAHYQNFPPNVADFIKRECLNNIGDPSPLIRATIGILITTIASKGELQTWPELLPQLCNLLNSEDYNTCEGSFGALQKICEDSSELLDSDALNRPLNIMIPKFLQFFKHCSPKIRSHAIACVNQFIIGRAQALMDNIDTFIESLFALAGDEDSEVRKNVCRALVMLLEVRIDRLIPHMHSIIQYMLQRTQDPDENVALEACEFWLTLAEQPICKEALSGHLVQLIPILVNGMKYSEIDIILLKGDVEEDEAVPDSEQDIKPRFHKSRTVTLQHEGGEGEEGEDIDEDEDDDDDTLSDWNLRKCSAAALDVLANVFREELLPHLLPLLKGLLFHPDWVIKESGILVLGAIAEGCMQGMVPYLPELIPHLIQCLCDKKALVRSIACWTLSRYAHWVVSQPPDAHLKPLMTELLKRILDGNKRVQEAACSAFATLEEEACTELVPYLSFILDTLVFAFGKYQHKNLLILYDAIGTLADSVGHHLNQPEYIQKLMPPLIAKWNELKDEDKDLFPLLECLSSVATALQSGFLPYCEPVYQRCVTLVQKTLAQAMMYSQQPDQYEAPDKDFMIVALDLLSGLAEGLGGHVDTLVARSNIMTLLFQCMQDTMPEVRQSSFALLGDLTKACFPHVKPCIAEFMPILGTNLNPEFISVCNNATWAIGEICMQMGELQHICFHAPALEYEIYCPDVCVCLYLSGVEMQPYIAMVLNQLVEIINRPNTPKTLLENTAITIGRLGYVCPQEVAAMLPQFIRPWCTSLRNIRDNEEKDSAFRGICMMIGVNPGGVVQDFIFFCDAVASWVNPKDDLRDMFYKILHGFKEQVGEENWQQFSEQFPPLLKERLAACYGV, encoded by the exons ATGGAGTGGCAGCCAGATGAACAGGGTCTGCAGCAAGTGCTTCAACTACTCAAGGACTCCCAGTCACcagacacagcaacacagagagCTGTGCAAGAA AAACTGGAGCAACTCAACCAGTTTCCAGATTTCAACAACTATCTCATCTTTGTCCTCACGAGCCTCAAATCCGAGG ATGAGCCCACTCGCTCTCTGAGCGGTCTGATCCTGAAGAACAATGTTAAGGCTCACTACCAAAACTTCCCTCCCAATGTGGCTGACTTTATCAAACGAGAATGCCTCAACAACATCGGAGACCCTTCACCGCTTATCAGAGCGACGATCG GTATCCTGATCACGACCATAGCCTCTAAAGGAGAGCTGCAGACCTGGCCGGAACTGTTGCCTCAGCTCTGCAATCTGCTCAACTCAGAGGACTATAACACCTGCGAG gGTTCCTTTGGGGCGTTGCAAAAGATCTGCGAGGATTCCTCAGAGTTGTTGGACAGTGATGCCCTGAACAGACCTCTCAACATCATGATCCCCAAATTCCTACAGTTTTTCAAGCACTGCAGCCCCAAGATCAG GTCCCATGCTATAGCGTGTGTGAACCAGTTCATCATTGGTCGAGCTCAAGCTCTAATGGATAACATTGATACCTTCATTGAG AGTCTGTTTGCGCTGGCTGGTGATGAGGACAGTGAAGTGCGAAAGAACGTGTGCAGGGCTTTGGTCATGCTGCTGGAAGTCCGCATTGACCGCCTCatcccacacatgcacagcatcATCCAG TACATGCTGCAGCGGACACAGGACCCAGATGAGAACGTGGCTCTGGAGGCCTGTGAGTTCTGGCTAACTCTGGCTGAACAGCCCATCTGTAAAGAGGCCCTGTCTGGCCACTTGGTCCA acTGATTCCTATCCTGGTGAATGGGATGAAATACTCTGAGATTGACATTATTCTTCTCAAG GGCGATGTTGAAGAGGATGAGGCGGTTCCTGACAGCGAGCAAGACATCAAGCCTCGCTTCCACAAGTCCCGCACTGTCACTCTGCAGCATGAAGGAGGGGAGGGCGAGGAGGGGGAGGACATCGATGAAGACGAGGACGATGATGACGATACGCTGTCTGACTGGAACCTAA GAAAGTGTTCGGCCGCGGCTCTGGACGTTCTTGCCAATGTCTTTCGCGAGGAGCTGCTTCCACATCTCCTGCCCCTGCTCAAAGGCCTGCTTTTCCACCCTGACTGGGTCATCAAAGAGTCTGGCATCCTAGTGCTGGGAGCTATTGCTGAGG GCTGTATGCAGGGCATGGTACCTTACTTGCCTGAGCTCATCCCCCACCTCATCCAGTGTTTGTGCGACAAGAAGGCCCTGGTGCGCTCCATCGCCTGCTGGACCCTCAGCCGCTACGCCCACTGGGTGGTCAGCCAGCCCCCTGACGCTCACCTCAAACCGCTCATGACTGAGCTGCTCAAACGTATCCTGGATGGCAATAAGAGGGTACAGGAAGCTGCATGCAG CGCGTTTGCCACCTTGGAGGAGGAGGCGTGTACGGAGCTGGTGCCTTACCTGAGCTTCATCCTGGACACGCTGGTTTTTGCTTTTGGGAAGTACCAACATAAGAACCTGCTCATCCTCTATGACGCTATAGGAACACTGGCGGACTCTGTGGGCCACCATCTCAACCAGCCT GAATACATACAGAAGCTGATGCCACCGCTGATAGCCAAGTGGAACGAGCTGAAGGATGAAGATAAAgatctgtttcctctgctcgAGTGTCTGTCGTCTGTAGCCACGGCACTGCAGAGCGGCTTCCTCCCATACTGTGAGCCCGTCTACCAGCGATGCGTCACCCTGGTCCAGAAGACACTGGCTCAGGCCATG atgTACAGTCAGCAGCCAGACCAGTACGAAGCACCTGACAAGGACTTCATGATCGTGGCCCTGGATCTCTTAAGTGGTTTGGCTGAGGGACTTGGGGGACACGTGGACACACTTGTGGCCCGCAGTAACATCATGACTCTGCTTTTCCAGTGCATGCAG GATACGATGCCTGAAGTAAGACAGAGTTCATTTGCTCTACTGGGCGACTTGACCAAGGCCTGCTTCCCTCATGTCAAACCATGTATTG CTGAATTCATGCCAATCCTCGGGACAAATCTGAACCCAGAGTTCATCTCTGTCTGCAATAATGCTACCTGGGCCATAGGAGAGATCTGCATGCAGATGGGtgagctgcagcacatctgtTTCCACGCTCCTGCTCTTGAATATGAGATTTATTgtcctgatgtgtgtgtctgcctttaTTTATCAGGAGTGGAGATGCAGCCGTACATCGCTATGGTTCTGAACCAGCTGGTTGAAATTATTAATCGACCCAACACCCCCAAGACCCTGCTGGAGAACACTG CAATCACCATCGGCCGGCTGGGCTATGTGTGTCCTCAGGAGGTTGCTGCCATGCTGCCGCAGTTTATCCGACCTTG GTGCACATCTCTGCGGAACATCAGAGACAATGAGGAGAAAGACTCTGCCTTCCGCGGGATTTGCATGATGATTGGTGTGAACCCAGGAGGCGTGGTGCAG GACTTCATCTTCTTCTGTGACGCAGTGGCCTCGTGGGTGAATCCTAAAGACGATTTGAGAGACATGTTCTACAAG ATCCTGCACGGGTTTAAGGAGCAGGTTGGGGAAGAGAACTGGCAGCAGTTCTCAGAGCAGTTCCCCCCACTGCTGAAGGAGAGACTGGCAGCCTGCTACGGCGTTTAG
- the tnpo2b gene encoding transportin-2 isoform X2: protein MEWQPDEQGLQQVLQLLKDSQSPDTATQRAVQEKLEQLNQFPDFNNYLIFVLTSLKSEDEPTRSLSGLILKNNVKAHYQNFPPNVADFIKRECLNNIGDPSPLIRATIGILITTIASKGELQTWPELLPQLCNLLNSEDYNTCEGSFGALQKICEDSSELLDSDALNRPLNIMIPKFLQFFKHCSPKIRSHAIACVNQFIIGRAQALMDNIDTFIESLFALAGDEDSEVRKNVCRALVMLLEVRIDRLIPHMHSIIQYMLQRTQDPDENVALEACEFWLTLAEQPICKEALSGHLVQLIPILVNGMKYSEIDIILLKGDVEEDEAVPDSEQDIKPRFHKSRTVTLQHEGGEGEEGEDIDEDEDDDDDTLSDWNLRKCSAAALDVLANVFREELLPHLLPLLKGLLFHPDWVIKESGILVLGAIAEGCMQGMVPYLPELIPHLIQCLCDKKALVRSIACWTLSRYAHWVVSQPPDAHLKPLMTELLKRILDGNKRVQEAACSAFATLEEEACTELVPYLSFILDTLVFAFGKYQHKNLLILYDAIGTLADSVGHHLNQPEYIQKLMPPLIAKWNELKDEDKDLFPLLECLSSVATALQSGFLPYCEPVYQRCVTLVQKTLAQAMMYSQQPDQYEAPDKDFMIVALDLLSGLAEGLGGHVDTLVARSNIMTLLFQCMQDTMPEVRQSSFALLGDLTKACFPHVKPCIAEFMPILGTNLNPEFISVCNNATWAIGEICMQMGVEMQPYIAMVLNQLVEIINRPNTPKTLLENTAITIGRLGYVCPQEVAAMLPQFIRPWCTSLRNIRDNEEKDSAFRGICMMIGVNPGGVVQDFIFFCDAVASWVNPKDDLRDMFYKILHGFKEQVGEENWQQFSEQFPPLLKERLAACYGV, encoded by the exons ATGGAGTGGCAGCCAGATGAACAGGGTCTGCAGCAAGTGCTTCAACTACTCAAGGACTCCCAGTCACcagacacagcaacacagagagCTGTGCAAGAA AAACTGGAGCAACTCAACCAGTTTCCAGATTTCAACAACTATCTCATCTTTGTCCTCACGAGCCTCAAATCCGAGG ATGAGCCCACTCGCTCTCTGAGCGGTCTGATCCTGAAGAACAATGTTAAGGCTCACTACCAAAACTTCCCTCCCAATGTGGCTGACTTTATCAAACGAGAATGCCTCAACAACATCGGAGACCCTTCACCGCTTATCAGAGCGACGATCG GTATCCTGATCACGACCATAGCCTCTAAAGGAGAGCTGCAGACCTGGCCGGAACTGTTGCCTCAGCTCTGCAATCTGCTCAACTCAGAGGACTATAACACCTGCGAG gGTTCCTTTGGGGCGTTGCAAAAGATCTGCGAGGATTCCTCAGAGTTGTTGGACAGTGATGCCCTGAACAGACCTCTCAACATCATGATCCCCAAATTCCTACAGTTTTTCAAGCACTGCAGCCCCAAGATCAG GTCCCATGCTATAGCGTGTGTGAACCAGTTCATCATTGGTCGAGCTCAAGCTCTAATGGATAACATTGATACCTTCATTGAG AGTCTGTTTGCGCTGGCTGGTGATGAGGACAGTGAAGTGCGAAAGAACGTGTGCAGGGCTTTGGTCATGCTGCTGGAAGTCCGCATTGACCGCCTCatcccacacatgcacagcatcATCCAG TACATGCTGCAGCGGACACAGGACCCAGATGAGAACGTGGCTCTGGAGGCCTGTGAGTTCTGGCTAACTCTGGCTGAACAGCCCATCTGTAAAGAGGCCCTGTCTGGCCACTTGGTCCA acTGATTCCTATCCTGGTGAATGGGATGAAATACTCTGAGATTGACATTATTCTTCTCAAG GGCGATGTTGAAGAGGATGAGGCGGTTCCTGACAGCGAGCAAGACATCAAGCCTCGCTTCCACAAGTCCCGCACTGTCACTCTGCAGCATGAAGGAGGGGAGGGCGAGGAGGGGGAGGACATCGATGAAGACGAGGACGATGATGACGATACGCTGTCTGACTGGAACCTAA GAAAGTGTTCGGCCGCGGCTCTGGACGTTCTTGCCAATGTCTTTCGCGAGGAGCTGCTTCCACATCTCCTGCCCCTGCTCAAAGGCCTGCTTTTCCACCCTGACTGGGTCATCAAAGAGTCTGGCATCCTAGTGCTGGGAGCTATTGCTGAGG GCTGTATGCAGGGCATGGTACCTTACTTGCCTGAGCTCATCCCCCACCTCATCCAGTGTTTGTGCGACAAGAAGGCCCTGGTGCGCTCCATCGCCTGCTGGACCCTCAGCCGCTACGCCCACTGGGTGGTCAGCCAGCCCCCTGACGCTCACCTCAAACCGCTCATGACTGAGCTGCTCAAACGTATCCTGGATGGCAATAAGAGGGTACAGGAAGCTGCATGCAG CGCGTTTGCCACCTTGGAGGAGGAGGCGTGTACGGAGCTGGTGCCTTACCTGAGCTTCATCCTGGACACGCTGGTTTTTGCTTTTGGGAAGTACCAACATAAGAACCTGCTCATCCTCTATGACGCTATAGGAACACTGGCGGACTCTGTGGGCCACCATCTCAACCAGCCT GAATACATACAGAAGCTGATGCCACCGCTGATAGCCAAGTGGAACGAGCTGAAGGATGAAGATAAAgatctgtttcctctgctcgAGTGTCTGTCGTCTGTAGCCACGGCACTGCAGAGCGGCTTCCTCCCATACTGTGAGCCCGTCTACCAGCGATGCGTCACCCTGGTCCAGAAGACACTGGCTCAGGCCATG atgTACAGTCAGCAGCCAGACCAGTACGAAGCACCTGACAAGGACTTCATGATCGTGGCCCTGGATCTCTTAAGTGGTTTGGCTGAGGGACTTGGGGGACACGTGGACACACTTGTGGCCCGCAGTAACATCATGACTCTGCTTTTCCAGTGCATGCAG GATACGATGCCTGAAGTAAGACAGAGTTCATTTGCTCTACTGGGCGACTTGACCAAGGCCTGCTTCCCTCATGTCAAACCATGTATTG CTGAATTCATGCCAATCCTCGGGACAAATCTGAACCCAGAGTTCATCTCTGTCTGCAATAATGCTACCTGGGCCATAGGAGAGATCTGCATGCAGATGG GAGTGGAGATGCAGCCGTACATCGCTATGGTTCTGAACCAGCTGGTTGAAATTATTAATCGACCCAACACCCCCAAGACCCTGCTGGAGAACACTG CAATCACCATCGGCCGGCTGGGCTATGTGTGTCCTCAGGAGGTTGCTGCCATGCTGCCGCAGTTTATCCGACCTTG GTGCACATCTCTGCGGAACATCAGAGACAATGAGGAGAAAGACTCTGCCTTCCGCGGGATTTGCATGATGATTGGTGTGAACCCAGGAGGCGTGGTGCAG GACTTCATCTTCTTCTGTGACGCAGTGGCCTCGTGGGTGAATCCTAAAGACGATTTGAGAGACATGTTCTACAAG ATCCTGCACGGGTTTAAGGAGCAGGTTGGGGAAGAGAACTGGCAGCAGTTCTCAGAGCAGTTCCCCCCACTGCTGAAGGAGAGACTGGCAGCCTGCTACGGCGTTTAG
- the rln3b gene encoding relaxin-3b — protein sequence MWKAALLTLCLLVALVDRVRSNDDHPSFYGVKLCGREFIRAVIFTCGGSRWRRSVGDLALIGEEAFNQWNTNPITELTSKQDPAASQAWRDQASNVASVAAGFSRSARLPISNEVLEALRSADRKGRDVVVGLSNACCKWGCSKSEISSLC from the exons aTGTGGAAGGCAGCACTCTTGACCCTGTGCTTGTTGGTGGCATTGGTAGACAGGGTGCGGTCCAATGATGATCACCCTTCATTCTATGGGGTGAAACTGTGCGGAAGAGAGTTCATACGAGCTGTCATCTTTACCTGCGGCGGTTCTCGTTGGAGGAGAAGTGTGGGAGACTTAG CTCTTATTGGAGAAGAGGCTTTCAACCAATGGAACACAAATCCCATTACTGAACTTACCAGCAAGCAGGATCCTGCAGCGTCCCAAGCATGGAGAGATCAAGCATCAAATGTGGCATCTGTGGCTGCTGGATTCAGCCGCTCGGCTCGCTTGCCAATCTCAAACGAGGTGCTGGAGGCTCTACGGAGTGCAGATAGGAAAGGACGAGATGTAGTGGTCGGACTCTCCAACGCCTGCTGCAAGTGGGGCTGTAGCAAGAGTGAAATCAGTTCTCTGTGCTGA
- the rfx1b gene encoding MHC class II regulatory factor RFX1 isoform X2, which translates to MATSGYSEDLQPQQANTVTIATPAATTPTKAAHFLSEITPTSGTIAAANQSAAASKTGQDALCSQAPPTQAQSQKAVVLTTPTQHYVTPEIQHSAVQKSNGQSSSPQYIIVTVTEGSVHSNDSLSDSSPPAPGVPTQVVQPVQTTQQRSVLQAVSQAAKRIQSGHINNLQSVHINQEVEHVYSGQVYVDGGGDATFTTSTIRSSSYPFSDSPLYSQTTPTSSSTYYEATPSSESDITGSVTSQPVSVATAGANSGGTAGGGGGYVIQGGYVLGGGAGAAAGGGGGQSYSSPNSRAPPATVQWLCDNYEGAEGVSLPRCTLYYHYLLHCQEQKLEPVNAASFGKLIRSVFMGLRTRRLGTRGNSKYHYYGLRIKSGSPLLRLMDEQQHMAMRQQPFSQKNRIKPVQKSQGITNGTSGGLGQQQGTALCDISAQVQQYQQFLEASRPLPEFVDIDLQDRTLPDGILLEHLKAFQTLYREHCEAILDVMVNLQFTLVETLWKSFWRFSQSSDTESLNLHNESEKRLPKSCLVVLCKYEPVLHWTKECDNMLYQTLVEMLIPDVLRPIPSALTQAIRNFAKSLENWLTGAMMNIPEEMVRIKVVCVGSFSQTLRRYTSLNHLAQAARAVLQNSAQINQMLSDLNRVDFTNVQEQASWVCQCEDRVVQRLEQDFKMTLQQQNSLEQWATWLDGVVSQALKPYEHNPATLPKAAKVFLLNWSFYSSMVIRDLTLRSAASFGSFHLIRLLYDEYMYYLIEHRVAQAKGVTPIAVMGEFASTIKCRISPDLEKEEEEEDEEEESDDETGELVLQSSSLSAVDDEKEPMEPPAKQPRTSLSLHTLAETHSTPP; encoded by the exons atggcaacttcTGGATACTCAGAGGACCTTCAGCCTCAGCAGGCCAACACAGTAACCATAGCAACACCTGCTGCCACCACACCCACAAAGGCGGCGCATTTCCTGTCCGAGATCACACCGACCTCTGGAACCATCGCAGCAGCTAACCAATCAGCTGCCGCCTCAAAAACAGGACAGGATGCACTTTGTTCTCAAGCACCGCCCACCCAGGCCCAGAGCCAGAAGGCAGTGGTCCTGACCACCCCCACGCAGCACTATGTCACCCCTGAAATCCAGCACTCTGCAGTCCAGAAGAGCAATGGTCAGAGCAGCTCGCCTCAGTACATCATAGTAACCGTAACAG AGGGCTCTGTTCACTCCAACGACAGCCTGTCCGACTCCAGCCCACCTGCTCCTGGTGTTCCTACTCAGGTGGTCCAACCAGTCCAGACCACCCAGCAG aggtcagtgttGCAAGCAGTGTCGCAGGCAGCCAAGAGGATTCAGAGTGGCCACATCAACAACCTCCAGTCTGTGCACATTAACCAGGAG GTGGAGCATGTGTACTCTGGTCAGGTATAcgtggatggaggaggagatgcaacTTTTACCACGTCCACCAT TCGATCGAGCAGCTACCCTTTCTCCGACTCACCCCTCTACTCCCAGACCactcccacctcctcttccactTACTACGAGGCCACGCCCAGCTCTGAGTCAGACATCACTGGCTCTGTGACCTCGCAGCCAGTTTCTGTGGCAACAGCAGGAGCCAATAGCGGTGGAACTgctgggggtggagggggctATGTCATTCAGGGAGGTTATGTGttaggaggaggagcaggagcagctgcaggtggaggaggaggacagagctaCTCCAGCCCTAACTCTCGTGCCCCACCTGCTACT GTGCAGTGGCTGTGTGATAACTATGAGGGGGCGGAGGGGGTGAGCCTACCTCGCTGCACCCTCTACTACCACTACCTGCTGCACTGCCAGGAGCAGAAACTGGAACCTGTTAATGCTGCATCctttggcaaactcatcaggTCTGTCTTCATGGGGCTACGGACACGGAGATTAGGGACcag AGGGAATTCTAAGTACCACTACTATGGCCTGAGGATCAAATCAGGTTCCCCTCTGCTCAGACTGATGGATGAACAACAGCACATGGCGATGAGGCAGCAGCCTTTCTCACAGAAGAACAG GATAAAGCCAGTTCAGAagagtcaggggatcaccaatGGGACGTCAGGTGGCTTGGGGCAGCAGCAGGGAACGGCACTCTGTGACATTTCGGCACAGGTGCAACAGTATCAGCAGTTTCTGG AAGCATCAAGGCCACTGCCAGAGTTTGTGGACATCGATCTGCAAGATCGAACCCTGCCTGACGGGATCCTTTTAGAACACCTCAAGGCCTTTCAGACTCTCTACAGAGAACACTGTGAG GCCATTCTGGATGTGATGGTCAACCTTCAGTTCACTCTTGTGGAGACACTGTGGAAATCCTTCTGGAGGTTCAGCCAGAGCAGTGACACGGAATCACTCAACCT GCACAATGAGTCTGAGAAGCGTCTGCCCAAATCATGCCTGGTGGTCCTTTGCAAGTATGAGCCGGTGCTGCACTGGACCAAAGAGTGCGACAACATGCTCTACCAGACTCTGGTGGAGATGCTCATCCCTGATGTTCTGAGACCCATCCCTA GTGCCTTAACTCAGGCCATCCGTAACTTTGCCAAGAGTCTGGAGAATTGGTTGACAGGCGCCATGATGAACATCCCAGAGGAGATGGTTCGCATAAAG GTGGTGTGTGTAGGCTCTTTCTCCCAGACGCTGCGCCGCTACACCAGCCTGAACCACCTGGCCCAGGCAGCCCGCGCTGTCCTCCAGAACTCAGCCCAGATCAACCAGATGCTCTCAGACCTCAACCGGGTTGATTTCACTAATGTACAG GAGCAGGCATCCtgggtgtgtcagtgtgaagACCGTGTGGTGCAGCGGCTGGAGCAAGACTTTAAAatgactctgcagcagcaaaactCCCTGGAGCAGTGGGCTACCTGGCTGGACGGTGTTGTCTCTCAGGCCCTGAAGCCCTACGAGCACAACCCCGCCACCTTACCAAAGGCTGCCAAGGTCTTTCTGCTCAACTGGTCCTTCTATAG TTCTATGGTAATCCGGGACCTGACTCTGCGCAGTGCTGCCAGTTTTGGCTCTTTTCACCTGATCCGCTTGCTGTATGATGAATACATGTACTACCTGATAGAACACAGGGTGGCCCAGGCTAAAGGCGTGACACCCATTGCAGTCATGGGAGAG TTTGCCAGCACCATCAAATGCCGGATCTCTCCAGACCTGGAGAAAG aagaagaagaggaagatgaggaagaagagagcgaTGACGAGACAGGAGAGCTGGTGCTGCAGTCCAGCTCCCTGAGTGCTGTTGACGATGAGAAGGAGCCGATGGAGCCGCCCGCCAAGCAGCCCAGGACTAGTTTAAGTCTGCACACTCTGGCTGAGACCCACAGCACACCACCTTAG
- the rfx1b gene encoding MHC class II regulatory factor RFX1 isoform X1: MATSGYSEDLQPQQANTVTIATPAATTPTKAAHFLSEITPTSGTIAAANQSAAASKTGQDALCSQAPPTQAQSQKAVVLTTPTQHYVTPEIQHSAVQKSNGQSSSPQYIIVTVTEGSVHSNDSLSDSSPPAPGVPTQVVQPVQTTQQQRSVLQAVSQAAKRIQSGHINNLQSVHINQEVEHVYSGQVYVDGGGDATFTTSTIRSSSYPFSDSPLYSQTTPTSSSTYYEATPSSESDITGSVTSQPVSVATAGANSGGTAGGGGGYVIQGGYVLGGGAGAAAGGGGGQSYSSPNSRAPPATVQWLCDNYEGAEGVSLPRCTLYYHYLLHCQEQKLEPVNAASFGKLIRSVFMGLRTRRLGTRGNSKYHYYGLRIKSGSPLLRLMDEQQHMAMRQQPFSQKNRIKPVQKSQGITNGTSGGLGQQQGTALCDISAQVQQYQQFLEASRPLPEFVDIDLQDRTLPDGILLEHLKAFQTLYREHCEAILDVMVNLQFTLVETLWKSFWRFSQSSDTESLNLHNESEKRLPKSCLVVLCKYEPVLHWTKECDNMLYQTLVEMLIPDVLRPIPSALTQAIRNFAKSLENWLTGAMMNIPEEMVRIKVVCVGSFSQTLRRYTSLNHLAQAARAVLQNSAQINQMLSDLNRVDFTNVQEQASWVCQCEDRVVQRLEQDFKMTLQQQNSLEQWATWLDGVVSQALKPYEHNPATLPKAAKVFLLNWSFYSSMVIRDLTLRSAASFGSFHLIRLLYDEYMYYLIEHRVAQAKGVTPIAVMGEFASTIKCRISPDLEKEEEEEDEEEESDDETGELVLQSSSLSAVDDEKEPMEPPAKQPRTSLSLHTLAETHSTPP, from the exons atggcaacttcTGGATACTCAGAGGACCTTCAGCCTCAGCAGGCCAACACAGTAACCATAGCAACACCTGCTGCCACCACACCCACAAAGGCGGCGCATTTCCTGTCCGAGATCACACCGACCTCTGGAACCATCGCAGCAGCTAACCAATCAGCTGCCGCCTCAAAAACAGGACAGGATGCACTTTGTTCTCAAGCACCGCCCACCCAGGCCCAGAGCCAGAAGGCAGTGGTCCTGACCACCCCCACGCAGCACTATGTCACCCCTGAAATCCAGCACTCTGCAGTCCAGAAGAGCAATGGTCAGAGCAGCTCGCCTCAGTACATCATAGTAACCGTAACAG AGGGCTCTGTTCACTCCAACGACAGCCTGTCCGACTCCAGCCCACCTGCTCCTGGTGTTCCTACTCAGGTGGTCCAACCAGTCCAGACCACCCAGCAG cagaggtcagtgttGCAAGCAGTGTCGCAGGCAGCCAAGAGGATTCAGAGTGGCCACATCAACAACCTCCAGTCTGTGCACATTAACCAGGAG GTGGAGCATGTGTACTCTGGTCAGGTATAcgtggatggaggaggagatgcaacTTTTACCACGTCCACCAT TCGATCGAGCAGCTACCCTTTCTCCGACTCACCCCTCTACTCCCAGACCactcccacctcctcttccactTACTACGAGGCCACGCCCAGCTCTGAGTCAGACATCACTGGCTCTGTGACCTCGCAGCCAGTTTCTGTGGCAACAGCAGGAGCCAATAGCGGTGGAACTgctgggggtggagggggctATGTCATTCAGGGAGGTTATGTGttaggaggaggagcaggagcagctgcaggtggaggaggaggacagagctaCTCCAGCCCTAACTCTCGTGCCCCACCTGCTACT GTGCAGTGGCTGTGTGATAACTATGAGGGGGCGGAGGGGGTGAGCCTACCTCGCTGCACCCTCTACTACCACTACCTGCTGCACTGCCAGGAGCAGAAACTGGAACCTGTTAATGCTGCATCctttggcaaactcatcaggTCTGTCTTCATGGGGCTACGGACACGGAGATTAGGGACcag AGGGAATTCTAAGTACCACTACTATGGCCTGAGGATCAAATCAGGTTCCCCTCTGCTCAGACTGATGGATGAACAACAGCACATGGCGATGAGGCAGCAGCCTTTCTCACAGAAGAACAG GATAAAGCCAGTTCAGAagagtcaggggatcaccaatGGGACGTCAGGTGGCTTGGGGCAGCAGCAGGGAACGGCACTCTGTGACATTTCGGCACAGGTGCAACAGTATCAGCAGTTTCTGG AAGCATCAAGGCCACTGCCAGAGTTTGTGGACATCGATCTGCAAGATCGAACCCTGCCTGACGGGATCCTTTTAGAACACCTCAAGGCCTTTCAGACTCTCTACAGAGAACACTGTGAG GCCATTCTGGATGTGATGGTCAACCTTCAGTTCACTCTTGTGGAGACACTGTGGAAATCCTTCTGGAGGTTCAGCCAGAGCAGTGACACGGAATCACTCAACCT GCACAATGAGTCTGAGAAGCGTCTGCCCAAATCATGCCTGGTGGTCCTTTGCAAGTATGAGCCGGTGCTGCACTGGACCAAAGAGTGCGACAACATGCTCTACCAGACTCTGGTGGAGATGCTCATCCCTGATGTTCTGAGACCCATCCCTA GTGCCTTAACTCAGGCCATCCGTAACTTTGCCAAGAGTCTGGAGAATTGGTTGACAGGCGCCATGATGAACATCCCAGAGGAGATGGTTCGCATAAAG GTGGTGTGTGTAGGCTCTTTCTCCCAGACGCTGCGCCGCTACACCAGCCTGAACCACCTGGCCCAGGCAGCCCGCGCTGTCCTCCAGAACTCAGCCCAGATCAACCAGATGCTCTCAGACCTCAACCGGGTTGATTTCACTAATGTACAG GAGCAGGCATCCtgggtgtgtcagtgtgaagACCGTGTGGTGCAGCGGCTGGAGCAAGACTTTAAAatgactctgcagcagcaaaactCCCTGGAGCAGTGGGCTACCTGGCTGGACGGTGTTGTCTCTCAGGCCCTGAAGCCCTACGAGCACAACCCCGCCACCTTACCAAAGGCTGCCAAGGTCTTTCTGCTCAACTGGTCCTTCTATAG TTCTATGGTAATCCGGGACCTGACTCTGCGCAGTGCTGCCAGTTTTGGCTCTTTTCACCTGATCCGCTTGCTGTATGATGAATACATGTACTACCTGATAGAACACAGGGTGGCCCAGGCTAAAGGCGTGACACCCATTGCAGTCATGGGAGAG TTTGCCAGCACCATCAAATGCCGGATCTCTCCAGACCTGGAGAAAG aagaagaagaggaagatgaggaagaagagagcgaTGACGAGACAGGAGAGCTGGTGCTGCAGTCCAGCTCCCTGAGTGCTGTTGACGATGAGAAGGAGCCGATGGAGCCGCCCGCCAAGCAGCCCAGGACTAGTTTAAGTCTGCACACTCTGGCTGAGACCCACAGCACACCACCTTAG